The following coding sequences are from one Leptolyngbyaceae cyanobacterium window:
- a CDS encoding serine/threonine-protein kinase, whose amino-acid sequence MELYCTRPGCPRPINLFSDLDDQATLKRVTQKYCTTCGMPLILRDRYLPTKLLGKGGFGVAVLARDRDTPAMRQCVVKLFKPAGDLSPNQVQIAQNLFEREAEVLEVLGNQHPQIPELFAFFELTVPSFLPGKQDNFFYLVQEYIEGEDLEIELAKKGKFSEEEVLEILREILPLLQFIHDRGSIHRDIKPSNIMRNRQNRLFLLDFGAVKQVTKVASSTGSKGSTGIYSMGFAPPEQMSGGQVYPSTDLYALAVTCSILLTGKQPNQLFDSYTNQWNLRNYVPISNNLASVLERMLLATPNQRFQTAEEVLAALSGNFPSPTPLSSQTPITQPPNSQLSHPSSPQPPTTPLRTAVPAFSSLELLFNAGFSGFEAGLLAVALYSSLGFSPIGMGLGILILGCLIFAQSRRIIEKIDLLIIAGISLAVFWFVPFLRSGIAFPDLVILSVGAGLLAIACTALFRLIYKLLSLIF is encoded by the coding sequence ATGGAACTTTACTGTACTCGTCCGGGCTGCCCTCGACCAATTAATCTTTTTTCCGATTTAGATGACCAGGCTACTCTCAAAAGAGTAACTCAAAAATACTGCACTACTTGTGGAATGCCTTTAATTTTGAGAGACCGTTATCTGCCAACCAAACTGTTAGGGAAAGGAGGGTTTGGGGTAGCAGTATTAGCACGCGATCGCGATACGCCAGCTATGCGTCAGTGTGTGGTCAAACTCTTTAAACCAGCGGGAGATTTGTCTCCCAATCAAGTACAAATTGCTCAAAATCTGTTTGAAAGAGAAGCAGAAGTTTTAGAAGTATTAGGCAATCAACACCCGCAAATTCCCGAGCTTTTTGCTTTTTTTGAATTGACTGTTCCTAGTTTTCTCCCGGGCAAGCAAGACAATTTTTTTTATTTAGTCCAAGAATACATTGAAGGAGAAGACTTAGAAATTGAATTAGCTAAAAAGGGTAAATTTTCTGAAGAAGAGGTTTTAGAGATATTACGAGAAATTTTGCCTTTATTACAGTTTATTCACGATCGAGGGTCGATTCACCGAGATATCAAACCTTCTAATATCATGCGTAATCGCCAAAATCGTCTGTTTTTATTAGATTTCGGTGCAGTCAAACAAGTTACTAAAGTAGCTTCATCAACAGGTTCAAAAGGTTCGACTGGCATTTATTCAATGGGTTTTGCACCGCCAGAACAAATGTCCGGAGGTCAAGTTTATCCCTCTACGGATTTGTATGCTCTAGCTGTTACTTGCTCGATCTTACTCACGGGAAAACAACCGAATCAATTATTTGATTCTTACACTAATCAATGGAACTTGCGAAATTACGTACCAATAAGTAATAACTTAGCAAGTGTTTTAGAACGAATGCTTTTAGCAACTCCTAATCAGCGTTTTCAAACAGCAGAAGAAGTGTTGGCAGCGCTTTCAGGAAATTTCCCATCTCCGACACCTTTATCCTCGCAAACACCGATTACCCAACCGCCGAATTCGCAACTATCTCATCCTTCTTCACCACAGCCACCTACTACACCACTCAGAACTGCCGTTCCTGCATTTTCCAGCTTAGAATTGTTATTTAATGCGGGTTTTAGTGGTTTTGAAGCAGGATTGTTGGCAGTCGCTCTTTATAGCAGTTTAGGGTTTTCTCCAATCGGGATGGGGTTAGGAATATTAATTTTAGGGTGTCTGATTTTTGCTCAATCGCGCCGCATCATAGAAAAAATAGATTTATTAATTATAGCAGGTATTTCTTTAGCAGTTTTTTGGTTTGTACCGTTCTTAAGATCTGGAATAGCTTTTCCAGACCTTGTTATTTTATCAGTAGGAGCAGGATTGTTAGCGATCGCCTGTACAGCCCTGTTTCGTTTAATTTACAAATTGCTTTCCTTAATCTTTTAA
- a CDS encoding ATP-binding protein produces MAEEKANNLRFGFPFYEEEEKDNFSSLINLSPPVFSNPLFWESPIGIVCQSLDGGILKANPAFENLIGYTESQLRRLDCRAISHPEDFATELRLIQQTIHGMVERQTFQKRYLRRDGETVWTEVTMYLVGKPVTDDSYLLIFVKDLSYIRRAEKELQKRRQWEALLGEIAATIRSTFDFQKILEIAVKQLRIALNTDRVVAYHLRADRSGICAAEAVEPAYPTLWGKTFSDECIPTSYLKAYCEGRLWHTADIYTENLSICHRQMLEEMKVRSMMAVPIQQVEDRDRENHLIGKAISLGGDLANQNRLYEFRPLWGLIVVHHCRGPRYWTGDEQQLVKAVANQVAIALEQSIRVQQLQAYAQELEERVKERTYSLERSLKFEQLSRELTKNLYQEGLEEDQMLQAAVQGLVNTLKVDGVFACLLDRQQVSLEVRCQHFNNLSTDSVLSYEEQKNGTRSTLVFWGRSRIPIDSDNSLVGTRLPLLDLPENYRALLMAGKTCFLGSGILPIGNGENLLGDNSRLDITSYQTVSIAPIWDGQLIGAIFLVMKVDLKRVPMSYQLPADEVQLLEQVSNQCAIAIRQSRTWRRLQTQNQELAALNRLKGELIANTSHELRTPLTAILGFSSVLLQECFGPLNFKQKEYVDRISNSGQHLLEVINDILDLSRIEAGRLELELQIVFIAEIVESAISLIREKALEQGLNLEVEIDPNVEYFTADARRLRQMLLNLLSNAVKFTTNGKVGLKVYLSRQISDGCATDLVNFLVWDTGIGIDPAQQGQLFSPFSQIDSSLSRRYSGTGLGLAITRKLAELHGGWITLESKKGQGARFLLTLPFNPSSCG; encoded by the coding sequence ATGGCAGAAGAAAAGGCTAATAATTTACGATTTGGTTTTCCCTTTTACGAAGAAGAGGAAAAAGATAATTTCTCCTCTTTAATTAACTTATCTCCTCCTGTTTTTTCTAATCCTTTGTTTTGGGAATCTCCGATTGGTATTGTTTGTCAAAGTTTGGATGGTGGCATTCTCAAGGCAAATCCAGCTTTTGAAAACTTGATCGGTTATACAGAAAGCCAGCTACGTAGGTTAGATTGCCGAGCTATTTCTCATCCGGAAGATTTTGCTACCGAACTGAGATTGATTCAACAGACGATTCATGGAATGGTGGAAAGGCAAACTTTTCAAAAACGTTATCTTCGCCGAGATGGGGAAACTGTTTGGACGGAAGTTACGATGTATCTGGTAGGAAAGCCAGTTACAGATGATAGTTACTTGTTAATTTTCGTGAAGGATTTAAGCTATATTCGACGTGCCGAAAAAGAACTACAGAAGCGGAGACAATGGGAAGCTCTTTTAGGAGAAATCGCGGCGACAATTCGCAGTACTTTTGATTTCCAAAAAATTTTAGAAATTGCCGTTAAACAATTACGGATTGCTTTAAATACAGACCGAGTAGTAGCTTATCATTTAAGGGCAGATCGCAGCGGTATTTGTGCGGCTGAAGCTGTCGAGCCAGCTTATCCTACGCTATGGGGGAAAACTTTTTCAGATGAATGTATTCCTACTAGTTATTTAAAAGCTTATTGTGAAGGTCGGCTTTGGCATACAGCGGATATTTATACGGAAAATTTATCTATTTGCCACCGCCAAATGCTCGAAGAAATGAAGGTACGCAGCATGATGGCAGTGCCAATTCAGCAGGTGGAGGATCGAGATCGAGAAAATCATTTAATTGGTAAAGCTATTTCCCTAGGTGGCGATTTGGCTAACCAAAATCGCTTATATGAATTCCGACCTTTGTGGGGTTTAATAGTAGTTCATCATTGTCGCGGGCCTCGATATTGGACGGGAGATGAACAGCAGTTAGTGAAGGCAGTTGCCAATCAGGTAGCGATCGCTTTAGAACAATCTATTAGGGTGCAACAACTCCAAGCTTACGCACAAGAGTTAGAAGAAAGGGTCAAGGAAAGGACTTATTCTCTGGAAAGGTCGCTAAAATTTGAACAATTGAGTCGCGAATTAACTAAAAATTTGTATCAGGAAGGTCTTGAAGAAGACCAAATGTTACAAGCAGCAGTACAAGGTTTAGTTAATACTCTGAAAGTGGATGGGGTTTTTGCCTGTCTTTTGGATCGGCAACAAGTGTCGCTGGAAGTCCGCTGTCAGCATTTTAATAATTTAAGTACTGACAGCGTTTTATCTTATGAGGAGCAAAAAAACGGAACTCGGTCTACTTTAGTATTTTGGGGAAGGTCTCGAATACCAATTGATAGTGATAATTCTCTGGTGGGTACGCGATTGCCATTGCTCGATTTGCCGGAAAATTACCGTGCTTTACTGATGGCGGGAAAAACTTGTTTTTTAGGTAGCGGTATTTTACCAATTGGAAATGGAGAAAATTTATTAGGAGATAATTCTCGGTTGGATATTACTAGCTATCAGACTGTCTCGATCGCGCCGATTTGGGATGGACAATTAATCGGTGCGATTTTTTTGGTAATGAAAGTAGACCTCAAGCGAGTGCCTATGTCTTATCAGTTACCTGCTGATGAAGTTCAATTACTAGAACAGGTTAGTAATCAATGCGCGATCGCAATTCGGCAGTCTCGCACTTGGCGACGCCTGCAAACGCAAAATCAAGAACTAGCGGCTTTAAATCGTTTAAAGGGAGAGTTAATTGCCAATACTAGTCACGAATTGCGGACTCCTTTAACAGCAATTCTCGGCTTTTCTAGCGTTTTGTTGCAAGAATGCTTTGGCCCATTGAATTTTAAACAGAAGGAATATGTCGATCGCATTAGCAACAGCGGTCAACATTTACTGGAAGTCATCAACGATATTCTAGATTTATCCCGAATTGAAGCGGGGCGTCTAGAACTAGAACTGCAAATTGTTTTTATCGCGGAAATTGTGGAAAGCGCTATTAGTTTAATCAGAGAAAAAGCGCTCGAACAAGGGTTGAATTTGGAAGTCGAAATCGATCCTAACGTGGAGTATTTTACAGCAGATGCTCGACGCCTCAGACAAATGCTACTGAATTTATTGAGCAATGCGGTGAAATTCACGACTAATGGCAAAGTCGGATTGAAAGTCTATCTTTCTCGTCAAATATCAGATGGATGTGCTACTGATTTGGTTAATTTCCTAGTTTGGGATACGGGAATTGGCATCGATCCAGCCCAACAAGGCCAACTATTTTCCCCTTTTTCCCAAATTGATAGTTCCTTGTCTCGTCGTTACTCCGGAACTGGTTTAGGTTTGGCGATTACTCGTAAGTTAGCAGAACTTCACGGGGGCTGGATTACCTTGGAATCTAAAAAAGGTCAAGGGGCGCGTTTTTTGTTGACTTTACCTTTTAATCCTTCATCTTGCGGTTAA
- a CDS encoding DALR anticodon-binding domain-containing protein: MNQSNWTLEFPGMKGFLQIWLARAANSLGLGFEMPGGGTSSYTVGADEIKAQMIPLYQVKDKTQVIYVSPFALKWSKSSLGSSTDTALAIAKRLCELINPSEDDNQQLFTIKVDSPGSINIQLADLTIAIWLQNLTKILPLIEQEKASFRLVNSLKKTTAFSVGSSSSVFSAQYAHARCCSLLRLAHRERIIVLEEPDPETTPIYWKTIAPQPIPWLNRNNRLRLVDPAERNLIYDLFGVLDILYCLDRQKNPISGATLANTICQSFEQFYRQCRIWGEVKTDAVDLARARLGLVAIAQALLRLFLVDFLGVSAPLEL; the protein is encoded by the coding sequence GTGAATCAAAGTAACTGGACGCTAGAATTTCCTGGTATGAAGGGTTTTTTGCAGATTTGGCTGGCCAGAGCAGCCAATTCCCTTGGTCTGGGCTTCGAGATGCCAGGGGGAGGGACGAGTAGTTATACGGTAGGTGCGGATGAAATAAAAGCACAGATGATTCCTTTATACCAGGTTAAAGATAAAACGCAAGTTATATACGTATCGCCCTTTGCCCTCAAGTGGTCAAAATCGTCGCTGGGGTCGAGTACGGACACTGCTTTAGCGATCGCAAAGCGATTGTGCGAATTAATTAACCCAAGTGAAGATGACAACCAACAACTTTTCACCATTAAGGTAGATTCTCCTGGTTCGATCAACATCCAATTGGCAGATCTAACGATCGCAATTTGGTTACAAAACTTAACTAAAATACTTCCTTTGATAGAACAAGAAAAAGCTTCTTTTAGGTTGGTAAATTCTTTAAAAAAAACAACTGCTTTTTCCGTAGGTAGTTCATCTTCTGTTTTTTCTGCCCAGTATGCTCATGCTCGTTGTTGTTCTTTGCTGCGGCTCGCTCATCGTGAAAGAATTATTGTATTAGAAGAACCCGATCCCGAAACTACTCCCATTTACTGGAAAACGATCGCCCCTCAACCTATTCCCTGGCTGAATAGGAATAATCGATTGCGATTAGTAGATCCGGCGGAAAGAAATTTGATTTACGATCTTTTTGGGGTTCTAGATATTCTATACTGCCTCGATCGCCAGAAAAACCCGATTTCTGGCGCTACGCTAGCCAATACTATTTGTCAATCGTTTGAGCAGTTTTATCGCCAATGTCGAATTTGGGGTGAGGTGAAAACAGACGCGGTTGACTTAGCACGAGCCAGATTGGGTTTAGTAGCGATCGCCCAGGCTTTGTTGAGATTGTTTCTGGTGGACTTTTTAGGTGTATCAGCCCCCTTAGAACTGTAA
- a CDS encoding PEP-CTERM sorting domain-containing protein (PEP-CTERM proteins occur, often in large numbers, in the proteomes of bacteria that also encode an exosortase, a predicted intramembrane cysteine proteinase. The presence of a PEP-CTERM domain at a protein's C-terminus predicts cleavage within the sorting domain, followed by covalent anchoring to some some component of the (usually Gram-negative) cell surface. Many PEP-CTERM proteins exhibit an unusual sequence composition that includes large numbers of potential glycosylation sites. Expression of one such protein has been shown restore the ability of a bacterium to form floc, a type of biofilm.), translating into MKNKFLAGLTTAALVAISVPAQAASLYSGESFGTSGIKFIENTKVNFNFNESHGAYTSSVKVFEVGANNQLTMVKSLFSETKQSDNGSANGWLGSCGNTVLVCTNDFVFEANKTYTLGLDSGNNGIVYTTTALNNFASGGTQQAVFNSFGSLGAADGTTYSAANQAQYQSGDPFANVLKISFDDRGNGNDKDFQDVSLWASASRVAKESVPEPTTLAGLALAGAAITVSRRRRTRTIG; encoded by the coding sequence ATGAAAAATAAATTTTTGGCTGGCTTAACAACTGCTGCTTTAGTTGCGATTTCAGTACCAGCACAAGCTGCCTCTTTATATAGTGGTGAAAGTTTTGGTACTAGCGGGATTAAGTTTATTGAAAATACCAAGGTAAACTTTAATTTTAACGAGTCTCATGGTGCTTATACCTCTTCTGTAAAAGTTTTTGAAGTTGGTGCTAATAACCAACTTACAATGGTTAAAAGCTTATTTAGCGAAACCAAACAATCGGATAATGGCAGTGCTAACGGTTGGTTGGGAAGTTGCGGAAATACGGTGTTAGTTTGCACGAACGATTTCGTTTTCGAGGCTAATAAAACCTACACTTTGGGGTTAGACAGCGGCAATAATGGTATCGTATATACAACCACTGCATTGAATAATTTTGCTTCTGGTGGAACGCAACAAGCTGTATTTAATTCTTTTGGTTCCCTTGGCGCAGCAGATGGAACAACATATAGTGCAGCTAATCAAGCACAGTATCAGTCAGGCGATCCGTTTGCAAATGTACTGAAAATATCGTTTGACGATCGCGGTAACGGTAACGATAAGGATTTCCAAGATGTTAGCTTATGGGCTAGCGCATCGAGAGTCGCAAAAGAATCCGTACCCGAACCAACTACATTAGCCGGTCTAGCACTTGCAGGCGCAGCTATTACGGTTTCTCGTCGTCGTCGCACTCGGACGATCGGCTAA
- a CDS encoding substrate-binding domain-containing protein, producing the protein MSQKNETSILILSLIITSILTTVSFWWFTSRTGLNTSNSISDRSSYADKYNRETFAEVQGVPKGLFNYGGSTTWATIRKEIDPALQTVWPQFRLRYTQPNISIPSSGTGIQMLLDNQLSFAQSSVSIQDKDYEKAKQKGFTLVEVPVAIDAFAAVVHPNLNIPGITVGQLNDIYAGKITNWQEVGGPNLKIKAYRKGTPDSESHLEFVPTTTDALRKVANESGAIFQASAPLLISQCKVKPLPLGRTSNKFITPYKEPFIPLSECPNKRNQVNLVAFQSGEYPLTRRLFVVIKKNGQLDERAGEAYANLLLTNQGQELIEKAGFVRIR; encoded by the coding sequence ATGTCGCAAAAGAATGAAACAAGTATTTTAATTTTATCTTTAATTATTACAAGTATTTTAACTACAGTAAGTTTTTGGTGGTTCACTAGCCGGACTGGTTTAAATACAAGTAATTCAATTAGCGATCGCTCTAGTTATGCTGACAAATATAATCGAGAAACTTTTGCGGAAGTCCAAGGCGTACCGAAAGGCTTATTTAACTATGGTGGTAGTACTACTTGGGCAACTATTCGCAAAGAAATCGATCCGGCACTGCAAACCGTTTGGCCTCAATTTCGTTTGCGCTACACCCAACCTAACATCAGTATTCCTAGTTCTGGTACTGGGATACAGATGTTATTAGATAATCAATTATCTTTTGCCCAATCTTCTGTATCGATTCAAGATAAAGACTACGAAAAAGCCAAACAAAAAGGATTTACGTTGGTGGAAGTCCCAGTAGCGATCGATGCTTTTGCAGCCGTCGTTCATCCTAATTTAAACATACCAGGTATAACAGTTGGTCAACTCAACGATATTTATGCAGGTAAAATTACTAACTGGCAAGAAGTAGGAGGGCCAAACCTCAAAATCAAAGCCTATAGAAAAGGGACTCCAGACTCAGAAAGTCATTTGGAATTCGTACCTACAACAACAGATGCTTTACGGAAAGTGGCTAACGAGTCCGGGGCAATTTTTCAAGCATCCGCACCATTATTAATCTCGCAATGTAAGGTAAAACCGCTGCCATTAGGTCGCACTTCTAATAAATTTATTACTCCTTATAAAGAACCTTTTATCCCTCTCTCTGAATGTCCTAACAAGCGTAATCAAGTGAATTTGGTGGCTTTCCAAAGCGGTGAATATCCGTTAACTCGCCGCTTGTTCGTGGTGATTAAGAAAAACGGTCAGCTTGACGAACGGGCTGGCGAGGCTTACGCTAATTTATTGTTAACCAATCAAGGCCAAGAATTAATCGAAAAAGCTGGCTTTGTGAGAATTCGTTAA
- a CDS encoding Crp/Fnr family transcriptional regulator, translating into MVQQSLSIQPNTFEAETLRPDSSRPFLTWQRILDWANEHYRCRTFSKDEKIPARPGLLYLVQRGAVRMVGVAQVSATHRNLTSRATNANQEEAFLGFVGAGQPFEIVAQSPFTLHSYAHIDQTSVVWMYWHDLDNWPHFRREVLDAFRYQHQRKLLWLSTLGQRRTIDRLLGFLTLLIEEFGEPCDRGYCLPWTLTHAQIGSAIGSTRVTVTRLMGKLRQRGLIHTQDDNLICLPGETALRK; encoded by the coding sequence ATGGTGCAACAGTCCCTTTCCATCCAACCAAACACTTTTGAAGCAGAGACGCTGCGACCTGACTCGTCTCGGCCTTTTTTAACCTGGCAACGGATACTTGACTGGGCTAACGAACATTATCGATGCCGCACTTTTAGCAAAGATGAAAAAATTCCGGCTCGACCAGGACTACTATATTTAGTTCAGCGTGGCGCGGTCAGAATGGTAGGAGTTGCTCAAGTAAGCGCAACTCATCGCAACCTCACCTCTCGCGCTACCAATGCAAATCAAGAAGAAGCTTTCTTAGGGTTTGTCGGTGCGGGACAGCCATTTGAAATTGTCGCTCAGTCACCTTTTACCCTTCACAGTTACGCCCACATCGACCAAACCTCCGTCGTGTGGATGTATTGGCACGATTTAGACAATTGGCCCCATTTCCGGCGAGAAGTTTTAGATGCGTTTCGCTATCAGCACCAACGCAAATTGTTATGGCTGAGTACTCTCGGACAACGCCGTACTATCGATCGCCTTTTGGGATTTCTTACCTTGTTAATTGAAGAGTTCGGTGAACCTTGCGATCGCGGATATTGTCTACCTTGGACTCTCACTCACGCTCAAATTGGCAGTGCAATCGGGTCTACTCGCGTTACCGTAACTCGCTTAATGGGGAAACTGCGCCAACGAGGATTAATCCACACCCAAGACGATAATCTGATCTGTTTACCAGGTGAGACAGCGTTACGAAAATAA
- a CDS encoding Cof-type HAD-IIB family hydrolase: MQEISATPQDINTERSDKPAENIQLLVLDIDGTIAGESNQIGEPVKKAIQAVRAKGIKVAIATGRMYRSALRFHQELGCQLPLIVYQGALIKDPATEKVYRHWPVSKALALQLLDYFEKPELRSLLSVHFYINDQLYVRELTKETLLYAERSGIEPLPVGDLRRVLDNEPTKILALCHDTDTIERLLGTLRQQYTPAELYLTTSVATFFEATNPWVNKGTAVRYLAEEILGLQASNVMAVGDNFNDVEMLEYAGISVAMGNAPPQVQAIARWVAPTVEQDGVVAAIETFLL, from the coding sequence ATGCAAGAGATATCTGCCACTCCTCAGGATATAAATACTGAGCGATCGGATAAACCTGCTGAAAATATTCAATTGTTGGTGCTGGATATCGACGGTACGATCGCAGGAGAATCAAATCAAATTGGGGAACCAGTCAAAAAAGCCATTCAAGCTGTACGCGCAAAAGGCATCAAAGTTGCCATCGCCACCGGTCGGATGTATCGTTCTGCGTTACGCTTTCATCAGGAACTAGGCTGTCAACTGCCTCTGATCGTTTATCAAGGAGCATTAATTAAAGATCCGGCGACAGAAAAAGTATATCGCCATTGGCCAGTATCTAAGGCGTTAGCATTGCAACTTTTGGATTATTTCGAGAAACCAGAATTGCGATCGCTGCTTTCCGTCCATTTTTATATCAACGACCAACTCTACGTGCGAGAATTAACGAAAGAAACCCTACTTTATGCCGAACGTTCGGGAATCGAACCCCTACCAGTTGGGGATTTGAGGCGAGTGTTGGATAACGAACCTACTAAAATACTTGCTTTGTGCCACGATACGGATACGATCGAGCGTTTATTAGGGACTCTGCGCCAGCAATACACCCCGGCTGAACTTTATCTCACCACATCAGTCGCCACCTTTTTTGAAGCAACTAACCCTTGGGTAAATAAAGGAACGGCAGTTCGTTATTTAGCAGAAGAAATCTTAGGACTGCAAGCCAGCAACGTAATGGCAGTCGGCGATAACTTCAACGATGTAGAAATGCTCGAATACGCTGGTATTAGCGTGGCAATGGGTAACGCTCCGCCACAAGTGCAAGCGATCGCTCGTTGGGTGGCACCTACTGTAGAACAAGATGGAGTGGTAGCTGCGATCGAAACTTTTCTACTTTAG
- a CDS encoding PstS family phosphate ABC transporter substrate-binding protein gives MSQKNETVTLIIALLITIALVGSGVWWFTQRSGLEISSTDQPSPDPANQSKQPKEKGFSQVRDVPLGIFNYGGSTSWAPIRLLVDSAIQAGRAEFKLRYVEPIGSPPSSGAGIKMLLDGQLALAQSSRPLLDREYNQAQQRGFKLQQISIAIDGLAVAVNPNLNIKGLTIEQLKAIYTGKITNWQQLGGPNLTIKPFSRPQGSGGTVEMFQEDILGEESFSSDVVFVSTTTEALRKLAGSPGGIYYASAPEVVPQCSIKPLPIGRNPNELVPPYREPLVPASECPKQRNQLNVRGFQQGNYPLTRNLFVIVKQNGGAEQQAGEAYANLLLTGEGQELLGKAGFVRIR, from the coding sequence ATGTCTCAAAAAAATGAAACGGTAACTTTAATCATTGCCCTGCTAATTACGATCGCGCTAGTAGGCAGTGGCGTTTGGTGGTTTACCCAGCGTTCCGGACTCGAAATCAGCAGTACCGACCAACCAAGCCCCGATCCTGCTAATCAAAGCAAACAACCAAAAGAGAAAGGTTTTTCTCAAGTTCGGGATGTCCCGTTGGGAATTTTTAACTATGGTGGTAGTACTTCTTGGGCACCGATTCGATTGCTGGTAGACTCGGCTATTCAAGCAGGACGAGCGGAATTTAAACTGCGCTATGTCGAGCCAATTGGTAGCCCCCCTAGTTCTGGTGCTGGCATCAAAATGCTACTTGACGGACAACTAGCCTTGGCCCAATCTTCGCGACCCCTGCTCGATCGAGAATATAACCAGGCACAACAGCGAGGTTTTAAGCTTCAACAAATTTCGATCGCCATTGATGGTTTAGCAGTTGCAGTTAATCCAAACCTCAACATTAAAGGTTTAACCATAGAACAATTAAAAGCTATTTACACCGGCAAGATTACCAACTGGCAACAATTAGGTGGCCCCAATTTAACCATTAAACCGTTTTCCCGACCACAGGGGTCTGGTGGGACAGTAGAAATGTTCCAAGAAGACATCTTGGGAGAAGAAAGTTTCAGTTCTGATGTAGTATTTGTTTCAACTACTACAGAAGCCTTGCGAAAGCTAGCAGGAAGCCCAGGCGGTATTTATTATGCTTCTGCACCAGAAGTAGTGCCTCAATGTTCGATTAAACCATTACCGATCGGGCGGAATCCAAATGAGTTAGTCCCTCCTTATCGAGAACCGTTAGTTCCAGCCTCGGAATGTCCGAAGCAGCGCAATCAACTGAACGTTCGAGGTTTTCAACAAGGTAACTATCCCCTTACTCGCAACCTGTTCGTCATAGTCAAACAGAACGGAGGCGCAGAACAACAAGCTGGTGAGGCATATGCGAACTTACTACTAACTGGGGAAGGGCAAGAACTGCTTGGCAAGGCTGGTTTTGTTCGGATACGATAA
- a CDS encoding LysR family transcriptional regulator: MSDLPFTLDQLRILKAIAAEGSFKRAADSLYVSQPAVSLQVQNLERQLDVPLFDRGGRRAQLTEAGHLLLSYGERIISLCEETCRAIEDLQNLQGGTLIVGASQTTGTYLLPRMIGLFRQRYADVSVQLHVHSTRRTAWSVANGQVDLAIIGGEIPSELVEALEIKPYLEDELALILPVFHPFGKLDIIQKDDLYKLQFIALDSQSTIRKVIDQVLTRSGIDTRRLKVEMELNSIEAIKNAVQSGLGAAFVSISAIEKELQMGVLHRSTIDGVVVKRMLSVIVNPNRYRSKAAEAFSNEILPQFAHPGWGKDIIETPTVTANSHKAPNNQPAQTVPTNGTV; the protein is encoded by the coding sequence ATGTCTGACCTTCCTTTCACTTTAGACCAGTTGCGTATTCTCAAAGCGATCGCCGCCGAGGGAAGCTTCAAGCGTGCTGCGGACAGTCTTTATGTCTCCCAGCCAGCAGTCAGCTTGCAAGTACAGAACTTAGAGCGGCAATTGGATGTGCCGTTGTTCGATCGAGGAGGGCGACGCGCACAACTCACAGAAGCGGGCCATCTATTGTTGAGCTATGGCGAGAGAATTATATCGCTTTGTGAAGAAACTTGTCGTGCCATTGAAGACCTGCAAAACCTTCAAGGTGGCACTTTGATTGTCGGAGCCAGCCAAACTACCGGAACCTATCTTTTGCCCCGCATGATCGGCTTGTTCCGGCAAAGATACGCAGATGTATCGGTGCAACTACACGTTCATTCTACCCGTAGGACTGCTTGGAGCGTGGCTAACGGACAAGTAGATCTGGCGATTATTGGCGGTGAAATTCCTTCGGAACTGGTAGAAGCTTTGGAAATTAAGCCTTACCTAGAAGATGAACTGGCACTAATTCTGCCAGTATTTCATCCTTTTGGTAAACTCGATATCATTCAAAAAGATGATTTATACAAGCTTCAGTTCATTGCTTTAGATTCTCAATCGACTATTCGCAAAGTAATCGACCAAGTATTAACCCGCAGCGGTATCGATACTCGACGTTTGAAAGTTGAAATGGAACTCAATTCGATCGAAGCAATTAAAAACGCAGTACAGTCTGGATTGGGGGCTGCTTTTGTTTCCATTTCGGCCATTGAAAAGGAATTACAAATGGGCGTGCTTCATCGTTCCACAATTGATGGCGTAGTGGTCAAGCGAATGCTGTCAGTGATCGTCAATCCCAACCGCTACCGCTCGAAAGCCGCTGAAGCATTTAGCAATGAAATTTTGCCTCAGTTTGCTCATCCAGGATGGGGAAAAGACATTATAGAAACACCAACAGTAACAGCTAATAGCCATAAAGCCCCGAATAACCAACCAGCTCAAACTGTTCCCACTAATGGAACCGTTTAA